AGTGAGAGTgaacatttattaaattcatgCAACAATTTCCGACACAAGTGGTGTTACATGTTTACCATGGTATtaccatttaaatttttagtataaaactagcatttacccgcgacttcgttcgcgtggattaaggttttttttattctcttatttcccgggataaaaagtagcatatgtgcTATTTTCAGACTACAATCTATCTATGTAACAAACTTCAACTTAATCGGTTCAATTGTTGCGACGTGAtttagtaacaaacataaacagttaaagctttataatattctcGTTTATACCTTATATGCTTGCGTCTAAGGCCTTACTTACCACGGAAACTATATTTTTtggagatcggtatagaaagaacATAGCCTTTTCCAttgcataggtgacatgcataccaaactTCATaactgtctgcccgcggcttagctagtaaagaattttcaattttccctcgggaactgctTATGGAATCGGGATAATagatagcctatgttcttttccacgtcaaaggctacatgcatgcttaatttcatccaaatccgttcagccgtttttgagtgattgagtaacaaaaatcTACACTTACTTTTTGTAGGATTTGTGGGATTATATTAgtgtgatatatatataccttttaaGTAATAACTCTGTATTTTGGCggagcggtgagcgctgtggttttaagctggAGGTACCAGGTTTGAAGCCCGGCAGcggagatttgggaatttattatacCCGAATTTTCTTTGCTCTGGTCAGGTTGGAGGTTTCgaccgtgactagttaccaccctaccgacgtggacaaagacgtgccgctaagcgatttagcgtttagGGGTgtgtgttaaatataactgccactcTCACTAACTGGTTAGTCCGCTACAATcttctgcatcatcacttaccaccaggtgagattgcagtcaagggctaacttgtagtgtaataaaaaaattacaaactttttaaataatagggCATCTTCTTTCTGCAGCAACCGGAGGATGGGTCCATATACAAAAGCTTCTACTGCCATTATTCGAAAATGTTTGCGAGGAAAGCAAAGATCCTGTTGTCGTGCGATTGAATGAAGAATTTAAACTTGATCCTACAAATGGCGTATAtctagtaaatataattataaatcacCTATTAACTAATCAACGTTTGAAATAACTGCTTGTGATAAaaacggccgagtggcgcagtgggcagcgaccctgctttctgagtccaaggccgtgggtttgattcccacaactggagagtgtttgtgcgatgaacatgaatgtttttcagtgtctgggtgttcatctgtatattataagtatgtatgtgtattatattcataaaaaaatattcatcagctatctcagtacccataacacaagctacgcttactttggggctagatggcgatgtgtgtattgttgtagtaaatttataatttataatatttttttatctgaaaATTATACACCTTCagttaattgtgtatttttcaGAATCCAGAGGTTGTGGGAAATTTTCAAAACCTTAAAGCTACCAAAGGTTTATTGGCAAAGGGAGAAATGTTTACTGAATATAACCCTGATCATTTGAATGAACTTAAAgtaatttatgaattattttactaCGCGAGAGACTTCGATACGTTTTATAGGGCAGCTTGCTGGGCTCGCCAAAATGTTAACTGCGGATTATTCATCGACGCTATATACTTAGCGTATTTAAATAGACGCGATACCGAAAAAGTATCAATACCAGCGCCCTATGAGATATTACCCAATTATTTCATAAGAAAAGATTTCATAGTTAAAGCATCATCATTGATAAGAGGTGATACCGTTTCGTTATCAGATTCCGTACGAAACGAAGGAAACTCATATATTCTTGACGTTAATTATACAACAAGCATGTATGATGACACCGATGACAAACTGGCCTATTTCCATGAAGACATTGGTCTCAATTCATATTACTTTTTaacaaaacttaataatttaccATGGCTTAATGACTCACAAAGGAAAAGTTATGGTCAAGAGTTGTACCATATAATGAAACAAATGATGGCCAGATATAATTTGGAAAGGTATTCGAATGGGTTACCAGAATTAGAGGGTATTGATTGGGATGTTATTGATAAATCACCTTATGATCCAATGCTTATTTACTCTAATGGTAATGAATTCAGCGGAAGCATGCCAGGAAGTATCGATGCCAGTGAAATCTTAACAACATTGAAAAATATAGAAGGTAATCTCCAAGCCGTTGTTTTGCATATGGTAAGCACGAGTATATCTATTTTAAATCCACTAAACTATAAGggtttttaatatgttattaaataaatcccTGATGTTTTACTGAAGTATCAATATTTACAGAGAGATGGTGGatataataaatctgttattATGAATCATTTGATGGAAATACTAGTAACAAGTGAGAGGAGTTACATGAATCTAGCTCTACAATTCATCAGTAAGGATGAAATTGAATCAAGGTAAGTCTTTCCATAAAATTTCTAATCGAAATCATTGATTATAATTTCATTCGTAGAGAGTTACAATGAAATATGGTGTTTTAGTAACCAGGATATGCCCTTAATTTATGGATTTATTAATTCCCGTTAGTGTGAAATTATACTGCTAAGCTAGCCAAATTTCCTTAATATCCGTTCAGgttgtaaaaataaagtaaacagtCAGAAGTACATGTATTCAGGCGTATAAttcaagttattatttattaatattatttaaagaacaACGATGTTCAACGTTCAACTATGTTTCAAAGAACAACGTTGAAAAtaccatatattatatatattttcttccaATATGCCCACTTTTGCATACTATTATCAACACCCCTTTACACCTGCTTCCCATTTAACAACAATTTCAGTCTACACAAAAGGCCTTATTAGTTTTTCagaaaatgtattcattatttatttttataaaaaaaccttgaaTGTTCTAAACAATTTCGAGTCGAGTCTAGTGTTATCCTAACAGTTATCCTATACAAACTTTGATCGCAATCCTTTTTCGACACTAAGAAGTATAggacattttatttcatataaagaAACGCTGTCCTTAAGTAATTTGAACCCCAGATGCAAAAAGACTTAGAGCTAGTTTTTAACCCTTGTCTACCTGTGTTAGTCTCTGTGTTTATTATAGCGctctaaaaattaaacacaaagtGTACACAATCTTCCACACTGGCGCAGACGTTTGGCAAATATTGTTTTGGTCTATGTCTTCCCTGGCCAAGCGATGAGCGAATAAAAATACCTATCCCATGTCCATCTAAGATGctgaatttcatcaagatcagtgGAGTGGTAGAGCCGAAAATAGCGAAATAACAAACAGACAACTTTTCATACTCACAATGTTTGGATGGatttagatgatgatgatagatagaTGATGAGAAATGATTTTCATTTGAAaactttttcataaaatttctgTTTCAGATATCCATCGGTATTAGAACATTATATGACATCCGTACGAGATCCGTTATtttggaaattaaataaaaaaattgttgatgtCGTAGATAATGCTCTACAGGTATTGCCAAGTTACTCAAGAAATGAACTTTACTTCCCTGGTGTTGAGATACAAAACATTGAAGTAAAAAAGATGATGACAACATTTGATAATTTCCAATTTGACGTTACCAGTGCCCTAAAAACCGAAGCAGAAGATACTAAATTCAACGTTAAGATCGAGCAATCTAGATTGAATCACAAACCTTTTACTTTCAAAATATCTGTTTTATCACGTGTAGCTCAAAAAGCTTTAGTAAAGCTTTACATAGGACCTAAAGTACTGCCTGGGCAAttagttgaaaataaaaatcttttcatgtTATTAGACAACTTTGACGTAAATCTTAAAATTGGCAGTAATGTATTGTCAAGAACTTCAAATGAAATGAGTACTCTTTCTGAAGACTTTTTGTCTTTAGAAACTCTGCATAAAATTGTTTTGGATGCTGAGTTTGGCGTGGATGCCTTACCTCTCAAATCGGTTTGGTCGCAAATAGGGTTGCCATCTCGTTTAATTCTTCCAAAAGGTACAAACGAGGGATTGCCTTTacatgtatttgtatttatagcACCGTACGTAAAAGCAACTATTGGTGGTGCCATTACTAGTGCGGAGTTAAATTCATGTGCAATTCTTTCACCTGGGTATCCCCTAGACTTGAACATTGAAATCCAACAGTTATTTAATCTTCCAAATGCAATGGTCAAGGATATAATTGTTACACACAAAATTGAAAGCGCGACCTATAACAGACCGGTTAACAATTATAACTCTGCATCAAATAACATCGTGTGGCCAACCGATGATCAAGTGTCTGATGTTCCCAATGGCCCCTTGTATTTAAGTGCTCGACCTGAGTTTACAAAGAAGACCTTTGATTACAAGTCGAAAACAAATCAATATGGAAAGAAAACCGATTATGCTGCTAAGCGAGGTAATTACAATAATCAGAGTAAAAAACTAGAGGAAGTGAAAAAAACGGCAGAAGatgataaaacaaatattcataCTGAACCTAAAAAAATTGAAGTTGTAAATAATGTCTATATAAATCCTGATACAGAGTATGACATAAGTAAAGAAATTAACAatagtaatattttacataaagttGTGCTAGATAAAGATActgaaattacatttaaaaattatgaattgGACAATGATTTTAAGgacaaaactattaatattaaaactcaCGAAATAAAGGGTAAGACTGAACCTGAAACTATGGATGTCGTCAATAATATCTATATTAGTCATGACTTAGATCATGACAAAATGCCGGTTGTTAATGAAGATGAAAccgtacataatgtatttttattagataagtATCAATTCGATAACGTTTCAGAGGATGATAAATGggaagaaaatgaaaataatgattttgagaaagtcattgaaataaaaaattataatgttaagcCACACGGGCTACTTTCTCTGCCAAGAAGGAAAATGcctcatatttttaatattattctaaaacCCTTAAAAACTTTTGACTCAATGGAAAAAGTATACGAATGAACATAATAGTATGGTAGTAAGATAAGtctttgtagtaataatttgtttattgtttcgttaaattaatgtaatttctttaataaaagatatttaataattgttaatgaaatgttttattatctCTTGTGCGTTTAAATCTCATTTGGTATTAGTTATGCCTTTGGCTGCATAGCCTTACAAACTATACTCACGGAAGGTAGAGGATTCATAATATCTTTctgcttttatttaattaactaatCACATTCTTTGAAAAGCCGTTTAATCAAGGCCTTTCCATATACTTTAACGTTTAGactgatttaaaaatttaatatacagtTTCAAACAAGTAAAATACATCATTAGCTTTACAAAAGAAGTCAaagaatattattactatttctcGATTTTCTATCATTATTTCTGGAACTGATCCAAATTCTTTACAACGAACGTTACGCTTTCCCTATTTTCATCgcggaaaatttaaaaaccatcGGTCACTAATGTGACAACCGCTAGAATACAAACAGAAATATTTTACAGTCGATTACAAGGTTTCCTTAACGTGCATTCACCATACTAATACGTACTGTAccaaatactaaaattatatctaATGACAACGAAAtgacataggtattttaatcACCATGTTTAAcacgcaataaataatattaggtgTTGAAATAAATCATTCAACAACTTAACCAGTTGTAGCGTGAACTTCTTCAGCTATTTATTTTAGTCGTATAGAAACGCTAACATTagatttgatattaaaattggatTCTTAACTCATAAACACGTCTGCTCCATGCGCCTACTACTTTCAAATGCTTTTCATAACAGATAAAGACTAGAAGCACGAAACTTTATGATTCGTAAAATGTTAAATCCGCGAATTTAGGTATTTCTATATTAAGTTTTCCTCTATAAAAGTCTCAAAATAGCTACGGTAAAATAAAGACATGCCCGTCTTTCATATAGTGTACTAGTCAAGCCATAGATAGAAGGAgcaagtgaaaaaaataatttggcgGTCATGCCACCACATAATGGtgaattatattaaacataGGTAAATACACTCCAAACTAATTCCCTTTATAACCaaagaacaaaatcaaaatcggttcatccggatcggaagctacgatgccacagacagagtCATTTACTTTTATACATTCATACATTGCGTCGGATGTTaaatggggggggggggtccTAAATACGAATTAAGTAAGGTTTGGTAatcatacagaataaaattatCCATTGCATAAAAGTTTCAAA
The sequence above is a segment of the Pararge aegeria chromosome 17, ilParAegt1.1, whole genome shotgun sequence genome. Coding sequences within it:
- the LOC120631251 gene encoding hexamerin-like, whose amino-acid sequence is MKEITVFLVSILGLQIQGYLIKVPTSTTNAVTATGGWVHIQKLLLPLFENVCEESKDPVVVRLNEEFKLDPTNGVYLNPEVVGNFQNLKATKGLLAKGEMFTEYNPDHLNELKVIYELFYYARDFDTFYRAACWARQNVNCGLFIDAIYLAYLNRRDTEKVSIPAPYEILPNYFIRKDFIVKASSLIRGDTVSLSDSVRNEGNSYILDVNYTTSMYDDTDDKLAYFHEDIGLNSYYFLTKLNNLPWLNDSQRKSYGQELYHIMKQMMARYNLERYSNGLPELEGIDWDVIDKSPYDPMLIYSNGNEFSGSMPGSIDASEILTTLKNIEGNLQAVVLHMRDGGYNKSVIMNHLMEILVTSERSYMNLALQFISKDEIESRYPSVLEHYMTSVRDPLFWKLNKKIVDVVDNALQVLPSYSRNELYFPGVEIQNIEVKKMMTTFDNFQFDVTSALKTEAEDTKFNVKIEQSRLNHKPFTFKISVLSRVAQKALVKLYIGPKVLPGQLVENKNLFMLLDNFDVNLKIGSNVLSRTSNEMSTLSEDFLSLETLHKIVLDAEFGVDALPLKSVWSQIGLPSRLILPKGTNEGLPLHVFVFIAPYVKATIGGAITSAELNSCAILSPGYPLDLNIEIQQLFNLPNAMVKDIIVTHKIESATYNRPVNNYNSASNNIVWPTDDQVSDVPNGPLYLSARPEFTKKTFDYKSKTNQYGKKTDYAAKRGNYNNQSKKLEEVKKTAEDDKTNIHTEPKKIEVVNNVYINPDTEYDISKEINNSNILHKVVLDKDTEITFKNYELDNDFKDKTINIKTHEIKGKTEPETMDVVNNIYISHDLDHDKMPVVNEDETIKTRSTKLYDS